The following coding sequences are from one Luteimonas sp. S4-F44 window:
- a CDS encoding DUF2207 domain-containing protein, producing the protein MLAWLLAVPTAWAQERILSDDIEVRVLADGRLDVTERIAIRAEGRIFRHGVVRDIPVRYRDPAGTRVMVDLDVYEVLRDGRPAPWTVERAGNRMRVRVGDARRLPTPSTPVYTLRYRTTRQLGFFDDHDTVYLPALAPARDVEIARGSIAIALPDAVPVETLHADGATGTAGAPGRDFHVALSAAGTARWTLARPLPPEAGWTVSLAFPKGLIAPPSRQQRLAWWLHDHRGPLVALAGLATLLVLYTLQRRRHHRGHATDDTTLRDVPPPGFSPGGLRYLQRMRYDARCLSSDLLAAAVDDHVHLVRERTSEGMHWRVLRTRTGAHRLPTLEQRALLTALLPGTQDAIVLEPAQAEAVGATWRAHERALRRRFQPALFGARGGRLLAALAVALVSAAAALWLSADAGLWAPTLAIVAAMGLVLVAFAMRARSPTAEGDRLLAHVQGLRRYLAGDPRMSGAEAAPPLLDVHHYEHLLPYAVALDVEAAWTRRFVAAAGPAAASASVADLPWYRGVVVTDLERFCRSVGQGLARRIAAARTPAARRTRRRRRQAEGDASR; encoded by the coding sequence ATGCTGGCGTGGCTACTCGCGGTGCCGACCGCCTGGGCACAGGAACGCATCCTGTCGGACGACATCGAAGTCCGGGTCCTGGCCGACGGCCGTCTCGATGTCACCGAACGCATCGCGATCCGCGCCGAAGGCCGGATCTTCCGCCATGGCGTCGTGCGCGACATCCCGGTCCGCTATCGCGACCCGGCGGGCACCCGGGTCATGGTCGACCTGGACGTGTACGAGGTGCTGCGCGACGGCCGACCGGCCCCCTGGACGGTCGAGCGCGCCGGCAACCGCATGCGCGTGCGCGTCGGCGACGCTCGCCGCCTGCCGACCCCGTCCACGCCGGTCTACACCCTGCGCTACCGGACCACGCGCCAGCTCGGCTTCTTCGACGATCACGATACGGTGTATCTGCCGGCGCTGGCGCCTGCCCGGGACGTGGAGATCGCACGCGGCAGCATCGCCATCGCGCTGCCGGACGCGGTGCCGGTCGAGACGCTGCACGCCGATGGCGCCACCGGCACCGCGGGCGCACCGGGACGGGACTTCCACGTCGCACTGTCGGCCGCCGGGACCGCGCGCTGGACGCTTGCGCGGCCGCTGCCGCCGGAGGCGGGCTGGACGGTCTCGCTGGCCTTCCCCAAGGGCCTGATCGCGCCACCCAGCCGGCAGCAACGCCTGGCCTGGTGGCTGCACGACCACCGCGGCCCGCTGGTCGCGCTCGCCGGACTGGCGACGCTGCTCGTCCTGTACACCCTGCAAAGACGCCGGCACCACCGCGGCCATGCCACCGACGATACGACGCTGCGTGATGTCCCCCCACCTGGATTCTCGCCGGGCGGGCTGCGCTACCTGCAGCGCATGCGCTACGACGCGCGCTGTCTGTCGTCGGACCTGCTGGCGGCCGCGGTCGACGACCACGTCCACCTGGTCCGCGAGCGCACGAGCGAGGGGATGCACTGGCGCGTGCTGCGCACCCGCACCGGCGCACACCGCCTGCCCACGCTGGAGCAGCGCGCGCTGCTGACCGCACTGCTGCCCGGCACGCAGGACGCGATCGTGCTGGAGCCGGCGCAGGCCGAGGCCGTCGGCGCGACCTGGCGGGCGCACGAGCGCGCCCTGCGCCGCCGCTTCCAGCCGGCATTGTTCGGCGCCCGCGGCGGCCGCTTGCTGGCGGCGCTCGCGGTCGCGCTGGTCTCAGCGGCGGCCGCGCTGTGGCTGTCCGCCGATGCCGGCCTCTGGGCGCCGACGCTCGCGATCGTCGCGGCGATGGGCCTGGTGCTGGTGGCCTTCGCGATGCGCGCGCGATCGCCCACGGCCGAGGGCGATCGCCTGCTCGCGCACGTCCAGGGCCTGCGCCGCTATCTGGCCGGCGACCCCCGGATGTCCGGCGCCGAGGCCGCACCGCCATTGCTCGATGTCCACCACTACGAGCACCTCTTGCCGTACGCCGTCGCGCTCGACGTCGAGGCGGCCTGGACGCGCAGGTTCGTCGCGGCGGCCGGGCCTGCGGCCGCGAGCGCCTCAGTCGCCGATCTGCCCTGGTACCGGGGCGTGGTCGTCACCGATCTGGAGCGCTTCTGCCGCTCGGTCGGCCAAGGCCTGGCCCGGCGCATCGCCGCTGCGCGCACGCCCGCCGCGCGCCGAACCAGGCGGCGTCGCCGTCAGGCCGAGGGCGACGCGTCGCGCTGA
- a CDS encoding DMT family transporter, with the protein MTPTARAQWQIHLCVLLWGFTAILGKLISLPALPLVWWRMLLVASTLLLLPRVWRGLRALPRRLLLAYSGVGALVALHWLTFYGAVKLANASVAATCMALATVFVALIEPLVARSRFSWRELALGLAVLPGVALVVGGVPDGMRVGIAVGALSALFVACFGAMNKRLVERADPLTVTALELGAGTLTLTLLAPLMPLLFPAFAGSLLTLPGAQDGAWLLLLAFACTLLPFALSLVALRHMSAFAAQLAVNLEPVYAIALAIVLLGEQRELAPGFYAGVAIILAAVLVYPVLARPRRIVHAENIGTGEAKSITR; encoded by the coding sequence ATGACACCCACCGCCAGAGCCCAGTGGCAGATCCATCTGTGTGTGTTGCTGTGGGGCTTCACCGCGATCCTCGGCAAGCTGATCAGCCTGCCCGCGCTGCCGCTGGTGTGGTGGCGGATGCTGCTGGTTGCCAGCACCCTGCTGTTGCTGCCCCGGGTCTGGCGCGGGCTGCGCGCGCTGCCCCGCCGCCTGCTGCTGGCTTATTCGGGCGTCGGCGCGCTGGTCGCGTTGCATTGGCTGACCTTCTACGGCGCGGTCAAGCTGGCCAATGCCTCGGTCGCGGCGACCTGCATGGCGCTGGCGACGGTGTTCGTGGCGCTGATCGAACCGCTGGTCGCACGCAGCCGCTTTTCGTGGCGCGAGCTGGCCCTGGGCCTGGCGGTGCTGCCCGGCGTGGCGCTCGTCGTGGGCGGCGTGCCGGACGGCATGCGGGTGGGCATCGCGGTCGGTGCGCTGTCGGCGCTGTTCGTGGCCTGCTTCGGCGCGATGAACAAGCGCCTGGTCGAACGCGCCGATCCGCTCACGGTCACCGCACTCGAACTGGGCGCCGGCACCTTGACGCTGACCCTGCTCGCGCCGCTGATGCCGCTGCTGTTTCCGGCGTTCGCCGGCAGCCTGCTGACCCTGCCCGGCGCCCAGGACGGCGCCTGGCTGCTGCTGCTCGCCTTCGCCTGCACCCTGCTGCCGTTCGCGCTGTCGCTGGTCGCGCTGCGCCACATGAGCGCGTTCGCCGCGCAACTGGCGGTCAATCTCGAACCGGTCTACGCGATCGCGCTGGCGATCGTGCTGCTGGGCGAGCAGCGCGAACTCGCACCGGGCTTCTACGCCGGGGTTGCGATCATCCTGGCGGCAGTGCTGGTGTATCCGGTGCTGGCGCGCCCGCGCCGGATCGTGCATGCCGAGAACATCGGCACCGGCGAGGCGAAGTCGATTACCCGCTGA
- a CDS encoding DUF4019 domain-containing protein, whose product MNKLRLSLSIAMLAAAVSAAYAQQPAPTARPAVAQQPAQQPAQQPALTAEQQAQIARQDAEISAAALQIMQMIDANRAGEVWDGASATMKGLVSREDFVRQVAADRSRLGAPASRDRPVVSRSRFGAGESVPEGIYLNVASPTKFANNAQPIRELVSFRFDDDRTWRVSGYSVR is encoded by the coding sequence ATGAACAAGCTGCGCCTGTCTCTGTCGATCGCCATGCTCGCCGCGGCCGTGTCCGCCGCCTATGCCCAGCAGCCCGCCCCGACGGCGCGGCCGGCAGTGGCGCAACAGCCCGCGCAACAACCCGCGCAGCAGCCGGCGCTTACCGCCGAACAGCAGGCGCAGATCGCGCGACAGGATGCCGAGATCAGCGCCGCCGCACTGCAGATCATGCAGATGATCGATGCCAACCGCGCCGGCGAGGTCTGGGACGGCGCCTCGGCGACGATGAAGGGTCTGGTGTCGCGCGAGGACTTCGTGCGTCAAGTCGCCGCCGACCGCAGCCGGCTGGGCGCACCGGCCTCGCGCGACCGTCCGGTGGTGAGCCGGTCGAGGTTCGGCGCCGGCGAGTCCGTGCCCGAAGGGATCTATCTCAACGTCGCCTCGCCGACCAAGTTCGCCAACAACGCGCAGCCGATCCGCGAACTGGTGTCGTTCCGCTTCGACGACGACCGCACCTGGCGCGTATCGGGCTACAGCGTGCGCTGA
- a CDS encoding RNA-binding S4 domain-containing protein, with product MPAPVEFQLEGEHVELNQLLKLEGLCESGGAGKALVASGAVRVDGAVELRKTCKIRAGQTVQVGDHTIRVVAG from the coding sequence ATGCCCGCACCCGTCGAATTCCAGCTCGAAGGCGAGCATGTCGAACTCAATCAGTTGCTCAAGCTCGAGGGGCTGTGCGAGAGCGGCGGCGCGGGCAAGGCCCTGGTCGCCAGCGGCGCGGTGCGCGTGGATGGCGCAGTCGAACTGCGCAAGACCTGCAAGATCCGTGCAGGCCAGACCGTGCAAGTCGGCGACCACACGATCCGCGTGGTCGCGGGCTGA